One genomic segment of Vibrio quintilis includes these proteins:
- a CDS encoding contractile injection system protein, VgrG/Pvc8 family — MQPTYKVIVDGEDITSRLDRRLMEIRLTDEVGWFSDTMTMVVDDAGGRIKLPKIGKPIQVQLGYEETGIARVGDYLIDEARISGPPDQMLIRARSVDMCQQMKTLRRRSWDHLSLGGLIGKIAEQYGLKHRITLDLASVFIDHIEQNNESDIHFLTRLARQYNAVWKSVSGYLIFITSQEGRTPQGTPLPVFKIHRTGVTEYELSWAERSNLKHVTAYWRDRDKAQFMPETAGDTGQPGKILQPVYPDAGRAKAAAQAELTRLQQQHKELCISMPGNLTMIAESPVQLTNEGISVSGRGKEQSKEHHLWRDGYPGDYTVHWVEHCFKGNGYTTTFRAR; from the coding sequence ATGCAACCAACATATAAAGTCATCGTTGATGGTGAAGATATTACGTCCAGGCTTGATCGCCGGCTGATGGAAATTCGTTTGACTGACGAAGTCGGCTGGTTTTCAGATACCATGACCATGGTTGTGGACGATGCCGGCGGGCGGATTAAACTGCCGAAAATCGGTAAACCGATTCAGGTTCAGCTCGGTTATGAAGAAACAGGTATTGCCCGTGTGGGTGACTACCTGATAGATGAAGCCCGAATCAGCGGACCGCCGGATCAAATGTTAATCCGGGCACGTTCTGTTGATATGTGTCAGCAGATGAAAACATTGCGCCGCCGCTCGTGGGATCATTTATCGCTTGGCGGACTGATCGGAAAAATCGCGGAACAATATGGGCTGAAACACCGGATTACGCTTGATCTGGCTTCTGTTTTCATTGATCACATTGAGCAAAATAATGAAAGTGATATCCATTTTCTGACCCGACTGGCCCGCCAGTATAATGCGGTCTGGAAGTCAGTCAGCGGTTATCTGATCTTCATTACTTCTCAGGAAGGAAGAACGCCGCAGGGCACGCCGCTGCCGGTATTTAAAATTCACCGGACGGGGGTGACTGAATATGAACTGTCCTGGGCCGAGCGCTCAAACCTGAAGCATGTCACTGCTTACTGGCGGGACCGGGATAAGGCACAGTTTATGCCGGAAACCGCAGGAGATACCGGCCAGCCGGGAAAAATTCTGCAGCCGGTTTATCCGGATGCCGGACGGGCGAAGGCTGCGGCCCAGGCGGAGCTGACCCGGCTGCAACAGCAGCACAAAGAGTTGTGTATTTCCATGCCGGGAAACCTGACCATGATTGCTGAAAGCCCGGTGCAGCTGACCAATGAGGGCATCAGTGTGTCCGGCCGGGGTAAGGAACAGTCGAAAGAGCACCATCTGTGGCGCGATGGTTATCCGGGAGACTATACGGTTCACTGGGTTGAGCATTGTTTCAAAGGCAATGGCTACACCACAACTTTCCGGGCACGCTGA
- a CDS encoding tail protein X — MQYRTKEGDVVDAICYREYSNAALFVQVYEANPGLADYGPVLPGGLLIELPDISVPDVPELPKISLFD; from the coding sequence ATGCAATACAGAACGAAAGAAGGTGATGTTGTGGATGCGATTTGTTATCGCGAATACAGTAATGCAGCCCTGTTTGTTCAGGTGTATGAAGCGAATCCCGGACTGGCCGATTATGGCCCGGTACTGCCGGGTGGTTTGCTGATTGAGCTGCCGGATATTTCTGTACCGGATGTGCCGGAACTGCCAAAAATCTCACTGTTTGATTAA
- a CDS encoding GpE family phage tail protein: MAAVFHWPPEQMNGMDFEELMRWRDLAIERFKSMHQVQSQGD, from the coding sequence ATTGCGGCGGTCTTTCACTGGCCGCCGGAACAAATGAACGGGATGGATTTTGAGGAGCTGATGCGCTGGCGTGATCTGGCGATTGAACGCTTCAAATCAATGCATCAGGTACAATCTCAGGGCGACTAG
- a CDS encoding phage tail assembly protein — MTELNKAQTTETNDVKPTNTPAQFPGADKVIALDTALDDGKITCVALRKPMPGDLRGLKLLDIIQMDAGAVAQLIPRIAINHFTAQHFYQLDPADLLEIMTEIATFFTKDQHLTQ, encoded by the coding sequence ATGACTGAATTAAATAAAGCACAAACAACTGAAACAAACGACGTAAAACCAACAAATACACCAGCACAATTTCCGGGTGCAGATAAAGTGATCGCACTGGATACGGCTCTGGATGACGGCAAAATCACCTGTGTGGCACTGCGTAAACCGATGCCGGGTGATCTGCGTGGCCTGAAATTGCTGGATATTATTCAGATGGATGCCGGTGCGGTTGCACAGCTGATTCCACGCATAGCAATCAATCACTTCACGGCACAACATTTCTATCAACTGGATCCGGCGGATTTGCTGGAAATCATGACGGAAATTGCAACTTTTTTCACCAAAGATCAGCACCTGACTCAGTAG
- a CDS encoding phage major tail tube protein, whose amino-acid sequence MLPQVIRGMSLFVGSGNDARGYAGVIEEVTPPKMTIKTEEFRAGGMDAPLEIDLGMNKLECSFTIANYDPTLFKAYGLVPGEMVTCTLKGAIEEDGTTVPVEMTMTGSWKEVDFGSWKSGQKVQLKVAIALKNYKLQINGEEQLFIDVQGMIRRVKGTDKLEATRKALKIS is encoded by the coding sequence ATGTTGCCACAAGTAATTCGCGGAATGAGTCTTTTTGTTGGGAGTGGAAATGATGCCCGTGGTTATGCGGGTGTGATTGAAGAAGTCACGCCACCAAAAATGACAATTAAAACAGAGGAGTTCAGGGCAGGGGGCATGGACGCCCCGCTTGAGATTGACCTTGGCATGAACAAGCTGGAATGTAGTTTCACAATTGCAAATTATGACCCGACGCTGTTTAAAGCATACGGTCTGGTTCCTGGTGAAATGGTGACTTGTACCCTGAAAGGTGCAATTGAAGAAGATGGCACCACGGTTCCGGTCGAGATGACCATGACCGGCAGCTGGAAAGAAGTCGACTTTGGCAGCTGGAAATCGGGTCAGAAAGTACAGTTGAAAGTTGCGATTGCACTGAAGAATTACAAACTGCAAATTAATGGCGAAGAGCAACTGTTCATTGATGTGCAGGGTATGATTCGTAGAGTCAAAGGCACCGATAAGCTGGAAGCCACAAGAAAAGCATTGAAAATCAGTTAA
- a CDS encoding phage tail tape measure protein produces the protein MASDKKNLAVRLERIRQLQAQLNQQTQTLADKTQSVVAGIEQTASGALSLGSRMTASLFQATDQAAEFGNHLAQAGLLSEGTKNHLSGLIDSAKQFGEKAGSGFDQAAHGIESLKTAGLDTGKVMNALVDFEGLAGMTGMGNELKAIEDTVQTILPVVSQTVDQARQVSAIFQDFSAGTGLDKLGENLKTARGQAGETRKEFRKFGKLSTLMFAKIRRGDSLPDLMDHTLRMADVAKAGAGKIEALGTTVSQALAAPTQYAADFKDKIATVAKAANATDGELGQLSDSAKRLGLNTSIGTSQAIAGMQALASAGMNASQIQAAMPDMINIAKASGSTGDLHAVGETTAALMAEFDIVPEKMGKLSDVLATATSATGLKLGALGETMRGIGPIARHSGMNLKETAAMAGLLADMGVKGADAGASLEAMSARLASPSDAAAATLDRLGVSTKDAGGKMRNTAQVIGDVIKATKDMAPEAQLKAMQDVLGEDAGQGLQQAAQSGGQGVAGFSQVLNTKDGASADIAGGVDQSIQGGINKLSAVVDSIKLRFGDLMTPVKGFADSVVSAAQKVPEMTKAYADFVDNAKSAYQSVQDLKAAWPQLGQRAGKAMRRMKAMGRLSRRFSTRTAGRMMQSIRGISQSMLRMVPPSAINMLSRFGSGLMRLIPSSAIRMISGFGGVLMRLAMSVFPVVMSGIRAIGMAMMANPVGLVITAIAAVAGLIYYYWEPIKKFMGTLWDGFVAGLDWVMEAWNNFSLLDTLKTLFEWSPMGLLMKVWGVAFDWIEDKLGWVGKAVSGIWSFFSGDDDDDEKARKESGRKQQNKAVERTQSVRHQTAKAEKVSQAAAKTEPVRRRAKQAEKISGKAASSKKLRTKTATVAKAAAKGQVSSAGGKQRTVKIPKTVRLKKNYRETVHAHSTPSAGKQSRAASIPGAASRMQRSGQGETMISINQLDIHVQGNESMDMRDLAGEVRRQFMELMENQKMKYRGGLYDY, from the coding sequence ATGGCATCAGATAAAAAAAATTTAGCTGTCAGACTGGAGCGGATTCGTCAGCTTCAGGCGCAACTGAATCAACAGACCCAAACGCTGGCTGACAAAACGCAATCGGTCGTTGCCGGGATCGAACAAACGGCTTCAGGCGCATTGTCTTTGGGCTCCCGGATGACAGCGTCTCTTTTTCAGGCGACCGATCAGGCTGCTGAATTCGGCAATCACCTTGCACAAGCCGGTTTGCTGAGCGAAGGCACGAAAAACCACCTGAGCGGGTTGATTGATTCGGCAAAACAGTTTGGCGAAAAGGCGGGTTCCGGTTTTGATCAGGCAGCGCACGGGATTGAATCCCTGAAAACGGCCGGACTGGATACCGGCAAAGTCATGAATGCGCTGGTTGATTTTGAAGGGCTGGCTGGCATGACCGGGATGGGAAATGAACTGAAAGCGATTGAAGACACAGTTCAGACCATTTTGCCGGTGGTGAGTCAGACGGTCGATCAGGCCAGACAGGTTTCTGCTATCTTTCAGGATTTCTCTGCCGGAACGGGGCTGGACAAGTTGGGTGAGAACCTGAAAACAGCCCGGGGTCAGGCCGGGGAAACCCGCAAAGAATTCCGTAAATTCGGCAAGCTTTCAACACTCATGTTTGCCAAAATCCGCCGGGGCGACAGCCTGCCTGATTTAATGGATCACACCCTGCGGATGGCTGATGTTGCAAAGGCTGGTGCCGGAAAAATCGAAGCACTGGGCACAACCGTCAGTCAGGCTCTGGCTGCACCAACACAATATGCGGCTGACTTTAAAGATAAAATTGCCACAGTTGCCAAAGCAGCAAATGCAACGGATGGTGAATTAGGTCAGCTGTCTGATTCAGCGAAGCGACTGGGATTAAATACATCAATCGGCACCAGTCAGGCGATCGCCGGGATGCAGGCGCTGGCGAGTGCCGGCATGAATGCCAGCCAGATTCAGGCAGCGATGCCGGATATGATTAACATTGCGAAAGCGTCCGGAAGTACCGGTGATCTGCATGCAGTTGGAGAAACAACGGCTGCGCTGATGGCTGAGTTCGATATCGTGCCGGAAAAAATGGGCAAGTTGTCGGATGTGCTCGCTACTGCGACCAGCGCGACCGGATTAAAACTCGGCGCGCTCGGTGAGACAATGCGTGGCATCGGTCCGATTGCCCGCCATTCCGGGATGAATCTGAAAGAAACTGCGGCGATGGCCGGGTTACTGGCGGATATGGGCGTCAAAGGTGCGGATGCCGGTGCTTCTCTGGAAGCGATGTCAGCCCGGCTGGCTTCGCCTTCTGATGCAGCGGCGGCAACATTAGATCGCCTGGGCGTCAGCACCAAAGATGCGGGCGGCAAGATGCGCAATACGGCGCAGGTCATTGGTGATGTGATTAAAGCCACCAAAGACATGGCCCCGGAAGCGCAACTGAAAGCGATGCAGGATGTACTCGGTGAAGATGCCGGGCAGGGCTTGCAGCAGGCAGCGCAGAGTGGTGGTCAGGGCGTGGCCGGTTTCAGCCAGGTTCTGAATACCAAAGACGGCGCATCGGCAGACATTGCCGGTGGCGTGGACCAAAGTATTCAGGGCGGGATCAATAAACTGTCAGCCGTGGTGGATTCCATCAAGCTGCGGTTTGGTGATTTGATGACGCCGGTGAAAGGTTTTGCGGATTCAGTGGTCAGTGCTGCGCAGAAAGTGCCGGAAATGACTAAGGCGTATGCTGACTTTGTCGATAATGCCAAATCAGCTTACCAGTCGGTTCAGGATCTGAAAGCAGCCTGGCCACAACTCGGTCAGCGGGCCGGAAAAGCCATGCGCCGGATGAAAGCGATGGGACGTCTGTCCCGCCGTTTTTCAACCCGCACGGCTGGCCGGATGATGCAAAGTATCCGGGGAATCAGTCAAAGCATGCTGCGCATGGTGCCGCCATCAGCGATCAATATGCTGTCGCGGTTTGGCAGCGGTTTAATGAGATTGATTCCATCCTCTGCGATTCGGATGATCTCAGGCTTTGGCGGTGTGTTAATGCGGTTAGCCATGAGCGTCTTTCCGGTGGTTATGTCCGGGATTCGTGCAATTGGCATGGCGATGATGGCTAATCCGGTTGGTCTGGTTATTACCGCTATCGCTGCGGTGGCCGGGCTGATTTACTACTACTGGGAGCCGATTAAGAAATTCATGGGCACCTTGTGGGATGGTTTTGTCGCCGGTCTGGACTGGGTGATGGAAGCCTGGAACAACTTCAGCCTGCTCGATACGCTGAAAACATTGTTTGAATGGTCCCCGATGGGCTTATTGATGAAAGTCTGGGGCGTTGCCTTCGACTGGATTGAAGACAAGCTGGGATGGGTCGGCAAAGCTGTGTCCGGCATCTGGTCCTTTTTCTCCGGCGATGACGACGACGATGAGAAAGCGCGCAAAGAATCCGGCAGAAAACAGCAGAACAAAGCGGTTGAGCGAACTCAATCAGTGCGTCATCAAACAGCAAAGGCAGAGAAAGTCAGCCAGGCTGCGGCGAAAACTGAACCGGTTCGCCGCAGAGCGAAGCAGGCTGAAAAAATTTCCGGTAAAGCGGCGTCTTCCAAAAAACTACGGACGAAGACGGCCACTGTTGCTAAAGCAGCAGCAAAAGGGCAGGTCTCTTCTGCCGGTGGTAAACAACGCACGGTCAAAATCCCCAAAACCGTCCGTTTGAAAAAGAATTACCGCGAAACCGTTCATGCGCATAGCACACCTTCAGCCGGGAAACAGAGCCGGGCCGCATCGATTCCCGGCGCAGCAAGCCGGATGCAACGTTCAGGTCAGGGTGAAACGATGATCTCCATCAATCAGCTTGATATTCATGTGCAAGGCAATGAATCGATGGATATGCGTGATCTGGCCGGAGAAGTGCGCCGTCAGTTTATGGAGCTGATGGAGAATCAGAAAATGAAATACCGTGGAGGATTGTATGACTACTGA
- a CDS encoding DUF4815 domain-containing protein, whose protein sequence is MQDKNERLNPADYLQDYYERFDADDGYEQLLFRAGKGLQSAELNDMQTQVFNQVQGVADAILKDGDIVSGGEVLVGEDGKVTLGAAKIYLRGQVRTIQPATLTIPVDQILDVGVRLTETVITELESPALRDPAQGTHNYGEGGAGRLKVTCAWGLAADSNEGNFYPVYKVDNGALVVNTTPPQLDSVNVALARYDRESNGGNYVVDGMYASYREEEDLGDAGKKQVFSIAEGKAHILGYEIEFPTAIRKTFPSDPDLQTIDSEIHTFTPDSEGKMRINTAFSPIYEGSQVQVKMLVRETREITRGGSSNGLLDPLLGISSLQSIESVKQNDTEYTSGVDYKKTNNQVDWTPGGTVPASGSTYTVEFLYLKTVMVSADEEGFTLSGAEAKSQVFLQYQWKMPRIDALTLDRTGVVRRVKGIPNAYQPATPAIPENQLLLANVTQKWNQASGTTISDKAVRSVTMEALGEMQSQIADLYQLLALEKLRNNATAEESASKYGVFVDPFLDDDLRDQGLDQTAAIVDGELILPVDNINVTDIQLPDGQARITLDYELEPVIEQTLSTGQMKVNPYKAFEPLPALATLTPSVDHWVQSRTLWRSQTTRNTVNSSSTRPVRTEYYTRLASQYYTKLEYIRVQDVKFVLTGFGPGEALERVRFDGSDVEVNQ, encoded by the coding sequence ATGCAAGATAAAAATGAACGATTAAATCCGGCGGATTATCTCCAGGATTATTATGAGCGCTTTGATGCGGATGATGGTTACGAACAACTACTGTTCCGGGCCGGAAAAGGATTACAGTCTGCAGAACTGAATGATATGCAGACACAGGTATTTAACCAGGTACAAGGCGTCGCTGACGCTATTTTGAAAGACGGGGATATTGTCTCCGGCGGTGAAGTTCTGGTTGGTGAAGACGGTAAAGTCACTTTGGGTGCGGCGAAGATTTATTTGCGTGGTCAGGTGCGGACGATACAGCCAGCAACACTGACAATTCCGGTTGATCAGATTTTGGATGTTGGTGTCAGACTGACAGAAACTGTGATTACAGAGCTGGAATCACCCGCTTTGCGGGACCCGGCTCAGGGCACACATAACTACGGTGAAGGTGGTGCCGGTCGTTTAAAAGTCACCTGTGCCTGGGGATTAGCTGCCGACAGTAATGAGGGTAACTTTTATCCGGTTTATAAAGTCGATAATGGCGCTTTGGTTGTCAATACAACACCGCCACAACTGGACAGCGTGAATGTCGCGCTGGCACGTTATGACCGTGAATCCAATGGTGGTAATTATGTTGTGGATGGCATGTATGCCTCCTACCGGGAAGAAGAAGATCTTGGTGATGCCGGCAAGAAGCAGGTATTCAGTATTGCAGAGGGCAAGGCCCATATTCTGGGATATGAGATTGAATTCCCGACGGCGATTCGGAAAACGTTCCCGTCAGATCCTGATTTACAGACAATTGATTCTGAGATTCATACGTTTACCCCTGATTCTGAAGGTAAGATGCGGATTAATACAGCATTCAGCCCTATTTATGAAGGCAGTCAGGTTCAGGTAAAAATGTTAGTCCGGGAAACCCGTGAGATTACCCGGGGTGGCTCGAGTAATGGTTTGCTGGATCCATTGCTGGGTATTTCATCATTACAATCTATCGAATCTGTCAAACAAAATGATACAGAATATACATCCGGCGTTGATTATAAGAAAACCAACAATCAGGTTGACTGGACACCGGGCGGAACTGTACCCGCATCAGGTTCAACCTATACTGTTGAATTTTTGTATCTGAAAACGGTGATGGTTTCTGCCGATGAAGAGGGCTTTACCCTGAGTGGTGCGGAAGCCAAATCACAGGTATTTCTTCAGTATCAGTGGAAAATGCCCCGAATTGATGCGTTAACACTGGATCGTACAGGCGTTGTTCGTCGGGTAAAAGGTATCCCGAATGCTTATCAACCAGCGACCCCCGCCATCCCTGAAAATCAGTTGTTGCTGGCAAATGTCACTCAGAAATGGAATCAGGCATCAGGTACTACGATTTCGGATAAAGCCGTTCGTTCGGTAACGATGGAAGCACTGGGTGAAATGCAGTCACAAATAGCAGATTTATATCAACTGTTAGCGCTTGAGAAGCTGCGTAACAATGCGACGGCAGAAGAGTCTGCATCGAAATACGGTGTATTTGTTGATCCGTTTCTTGATGATGATTTGCGTGATCAGGGCTTGGATCAAACTGCTGCGATTGTCGATGGTGAGCTGATATTGCCGGTTGACAATATTAATGTGACGGATATTCAGCTACCGGATGGACAAGCCCGGATAACTTTAGATTATGAACTTGAGCCTGTGATTGAGCAGACATTAAGCACTGGTCAGATGAAGGTAAATCCATACAAAGCATTTGAACCATTACCTGCTTTAGCCACATTGACGCCAAGCGTTGACCATTGGGTGCAGTCGAGGACTCTATGGAGAAGTCAGACAACAAGAAACACAGTTAATAGTAGTAGTACCAGACCTGTAAGAACGGAATATTATACCCGCCTGGCATCACAATATTATACAAAACTTGAGTATATCAGAGTTCAGGATGTGAAGTTTGTATTGACAGGTTTTGGTCCGGGTGAAGCTTTAGAACGGGTACGTTTTGATGGTTCAGACGTTGAGGTAAATCAATGA
- a CDS encoding phage tail sheath protein, with amino-acid sequence MAENYMHGAEVVEIDDGSRPITTVTSGVIGVVGTAPDADATKFPLNKPVLIAASRREAAKLGSRGTLPQAIDGIFDQTGAVVVVIRVEEVMVDGYVDKNQTKSHFTKEMDTETGQYTGIEAMLSAEHVVGVQPRILIAPAYSSDLDVATKLISVADRLRGFAILDGPNLNDDAVKEYRKNFGSRRCEVVDPWYTVWDSETSSEVIQPPSARHAGVMSRVHNTLGFWWSNSNQAIYGINGLCRSVDFKLDDAGCRANLLNEAQVTTTIHHNGFRIWGDRTCADDAKWAFKNVVITNDMISDSLIKNHFWAMDRNITATYVEDVTEGVNNYLRHLKYIGAIAGGECWVDPELNTADQIQAGKVYFDFDFSAYAPAEHITFRSHMVNGYLTEIV; translated from the coding sequence ATGGCAGAAAATTATATGCACGGCGCTGAGGTCGTGGAAATTGATGATGGTTCCCGTCCGATTACCACAGTAACAAGTGGCGTAATTGGTGTTGTGGGAACGGCACCAGATGCGGACGCGACGAAGTTTCCGCTCAATAAACCCGTACTGATCGCTGCGAGCCGCCGTGAGGCAGCCAAGCTCGGTTCAAGAGGTACGCTGCCCCAGGCAATTGACGGCATTTTTGACCAGACAGGCGCGGTCGTAGTCGTTATTCGTGTTGAAGAAGTGATGGTTGATGGTTATGTCGATAAAAACCAAACCAAAAGTCACTTTACCAAAGAAATGGATACGGAGACTGGCCAGTATACCGGGATTGAAGCAATGTTGAGTGCTGAGCATGTGGTCGGCGTTCAACCGCGGATTCTGATTGCTCCCGCCTACTCGAGCGATCTTGATGTGGCAACAAAACTGATTTCTGTCGCGGACAGATTACGTGGCTTTGCGATTCTGGATGGTCCGAACCTCAATGATGATGCGGTGAAAGAGTACCGTAAGAACTTTGGTTCCCGTCGCTGTGAAGTCGTTGATCCCTGGTATACCGTATGGGATTCAGAAACGAGTTCAGAAGTCATTCAACCGCCATCAGCCCGTCATGCAGGGGTTATGTCTCGTGTGCATAACACATTGGGCTTCTGGTGGTCAAACTCAAACCAGGCTATTTATGGCATTAATGGGTTATGTCGTTCGGTTGACTTCAAACTCGATGATGCAGGTTGTCGGGCGAACCTGCTGAACGAAGCGCAAGTCACAACAACCATTCACCATAATGGCTTCCGTATCTGGGGTGATCGAACTTGTGCTGATGATGCGAAATGGGCATTTAAAAACGTGGTGATTACCAACGATATGATCTCAGACAGCCTGATTAAAAACCACTTCTGGGCGATGGACCGCAATATTACCGCGACCTACGTTGAGGATGTCACCGAGGGGGTGAATAACTACCTGCGTCATCTGAAGTATATCGGTGCGATTGCCGGTGGTGAATGCTGGGTGGATCCGGAGCTGAATACCGCAGACCAGATTCAGGCCGGTAAAGTGTATTTTGATTTTGATTTCAGTGCCTATGCGCCGGCGGAACACATTACTTTCCGCAGCCATATGGTCAATGGTTACCTAACGGAGATTGTATAA
- a CDS encoding phage tail protein: MTTDQDGNQQSSNNPNVVMMKLGDFSFSVETAAYQSMKRDFSFEWKMETVGKIPGLQFVTEGAYKRSLSGVIYPEYKGGFSQIDSMAALARTGRPLRLLMGSTESKQAGINLGFWCITSISETATIFHRNGRPRKLEFSMGLVYYGNKYPDPDKEKS; this comes from the coding sequence ATGACTACTGATCAGGATGGCAACCAACAGTCGTCCAATAATCCGAATGTGGTGATGATGAAGCTGGGAGATTTCTCTTTCTCAGTGGAAACAGCGGCTTATCAGTCTATGAAGCGTGATTTTTCTTTTGAGTGGAAAATGGAAACTGTGGGAAAAATTCCCGGTTTGCAATTTGTGACTGAAGGCGCATATAAACGGTCACTGAGCGGGGTGATTTATCCTGAGTACAAAGGTGGATTCAGCCAGATTGACAGCATGGCAGCACTGGCCAGAACCGGCCGGCCGCTACGGCTGCTGATGGGGTCTACTGAGTCTAAACAGGCCGGGATTAACCTCGGCTTCTGGTGTATCACCAGCATCAGTGAAACAGCCACTATTTTTCACCGCAATGGCCGGCCCCGCAAGCTGGAGTTCAGTATGGGGCTGGTGTATTACGGTAACAAATATCCGGATCCGGATAAGGAGAAAAGCTAA